The bacterium DNA segment TGATCCGGGGTGCCCTCGAGACCCACTTCTTCGAGCAGGGGCGCTACCCGGAACGACTCGAATCCCTCGTCGGAACGGCGGGAACGGTTTCGCCCGAGAGGCTCGGAGCCTATTATTACGTGGTCCGGGACGACGAAGTCGTCCTGCTCGCGCCCACGAACGTGAATCTGGACTGAATTCGGCGTCCCCCAGAGCCGAGTCACCCGCGCAGGACGAGGCGGTCGTCGACCGAAGGCCCGAGAGGCGGGCCGAGGTCGCGAACCGCACTCCGCAAGGGGCGACTCGACGCGACGAGGAAGGGCGCCAGGAGCTCCCCCTCTGGCTCGACAACGCAGCGAAGCGCAGCCGCCCAGGAACGCCCCTTCGACCCTCGCCTCGGTCGAAGATCCCTCCTCCACCCCCCTCGCCGCGCCGGTCGGCCCTTCGGGTGCCGAAGAGACCCGCGAATCCCTCGTCTTCGACGACAACGGGATGGCGGTCGCGCTCTACGGCGACGGCGAGCAGACCCTCCGCCTGATCGAGCGCTCGATCGGCGTCGGTGTCCACGCGCGGGGCAACGAGCTCAGCGTCGAGGGCCAGCCCGACCGGGTCGCCCTCGCGGTGCGCGTTCTCCAGGAGCTCTACGGACAGATCGAGCGCGGCCAGGCCGTGCGAAACGCGGACGTGCGCCACGTGATCCGGATGCTTTCCGATGCGCCGGACGTCCAGCTCGACGACGTCTACGAGAACATCCTCCAGCGCGGTTCCCGCCGCGTGATCCGCGCGAAGAATCTCGCCCAGCGGCGCTACGTCGACTCGATCCGGAAGCACGACGTCGCGATCGCCGTCGGACCGGCGGGCACGGGGAAGACCTACCTCGCGATGGCGATGGCCGTCGCCGCGCTCCACCGCAAGGAGATCTCGCGGATCATCCTGACCCGACCCGCGGTCGAGGCCGGAGAGCGGCTGGGCTTCCTGCCCGGTGACCTCGCCGAGAAGGTCGACCCGTACATGCGTCCGCTCTACGACGCGCTCCGGGACATGATGGACATGGAGAAGGCGCAGCGCCTGATCGAGCGGGGGACGATCGAGGTCGCTCCGCTCGCTTTCATGCGCGGACGGACGCTCAACGACTCCTTCGTGATCCTCGACGAGGCCCAGAACACGACCGGCGAGCAGATGAAGATGTTCCTCACGCGGCTGGGCGAGAACTCGAAGGCGGTGATCACCGGCGACGTGACGCAGATCGACCTGCCCGCCGGAACCGAGAGCGGTCTGGTCGAGGCGACCCGCGTGCTCCAGTCCGTGCGCGGGATCGGCTTCATCCGCTTCGAACCGCAGGACGTCGTGCGTCACCCGCTGGTGCAGTCGATCATCCAGGCCTACGACCGCGCGCGCGGTTCGCAGTCGCGCCGCGGGCGGCGCGACGAGGTGCCCCGGGATGCGGACGAGTCGGTCGAAGCGACCGACGGCGAGGTGGATTCGTCGGCATGAGCGTGAAGATTTCCGGACCGCCCGACGCGATCCGGGGATCCCGCGTCGACGTGGCCCGTCTGCACCGCGCCGCGAACGAGATCCTGCGCGGGATCGGTCAGTCGAAGGCGGAGCTGTCCGTCGCGCTCGTCGACGATGAATCGATCGCCGAGCTGAACGAGCAGTATCGCGCGAAGCCGCGCCCGACCGACGTGCTCTCGTTCTCTCTCGTCGAGGGCGACTTTGCGGACCACCGCGGCGGCATGCTCGGGGACGTCGTGATCTCCGTGGAGACCGCGGCGGCCCAGGCGGCGGAGCGCCATCGCGGCCTCGACGAGACGGTGGCGCGCCTGCTCGTCCACGGTGTCCTCCACCTGATCGGCCACGACCACGAGGACGACGTCGAAGCGCGGGAGATGCAGGCCGAGGAGCGGAGGCTCCTGAGGGCGCTCCCGCGATGACCTCCGAGACCGCGGATTCCGACGCGCCGGCCGCCGATCGCCGGGCGCTGGCGCTCTACGGACTGCTGACCTTCCTGGCGTTCCCGCACGAGCTCCCCTTCGCCTCCGCGCTCGGCACGCCCGCCTTCGACTTCGGGTTGCTGGCGACCTGGCTGGCGCCCGCCGCCCTCGCGGTCGGCCTGAAGGGCTTGTCGCCGCGCCGCGCCTTCCGCGTCGCGCTCGTCACGAGCTTCCTCGCTCACGCCGTCTTCTTCTACTGGTTCATGGTCGTGGTCGTGATCTACGCCGGCATGCCCTTCTTCCTGGGCGTGCTCGCGCCGCTCGTGCCGGCGCTCTACGTCGCACCGTTCACGGCGCTCTTCGCGTGGGGCTTCACGCGCTTCCCGCGCGAGGGGGTGCTGGGGGTCGTCTTCGGTGCGGCGCTCTGGGTCGCCGTCGACTGGGCGCGCGGACACTTCCTGGGTGGCTTCCCCTGGGCCACGCTCGGGTACGGCCTCCATCTCGACGTGCCGCTCCTCGGCTGGACGCGGCTCGGCGGCGTCTACGTCCTCTCGTTCCTGGCGGCTGCGGTCGGCCTCGCGGTCGCCGCCTGGTGGGTGGATCGCAGCCCCGCCCGTCGGCGCGAGCTCCTCGCGGTCGTGGTCGTGGTGGCGGTCCTGCATCCGGTCGGTTGGGGGCTCGGGGGGGACGGCGACGTGCCGACCGAGACGGTTCGGGTGGCTGCGGTCCAGGGCAACGTCGATCAGGGCCAGAAGTGGGACGGCGCGCGGCGAGAGGAGATTCTGTCCCGCTATCTCGCGATGAGCCGGCAGGCGGGGCCGGACGCCGACTGGATCGTCTGGCCGGAGACGGCGGTGCCGGGGCTGATCGAGCAGGACGCGATCCTGCGCGGACGGATCGCCGAGCTCGCCCGCGACTCCGGCGCGAGTCTCGTCGTCGGCGGGATGGGCGTCGACGTCGACTGGGAGGCACGCCGGTTCTCGGCCTTCTACGACAGCGCCTTCCTCTTCGATCCCGACGGCGCGCTCGAGGACCGCTACGACAAGACCCATCTGGTCCCGTTCGGCGAGTACGTTCCATTGCGCGATCTGCTCGGTCGCTTCTTCCAGGCCCTGGCGACCGGTCTGTCCTCCAGCGACGTGACCGCAGGCGCTCGCCCGAGGAACCTCGGTCTGGTCTGGCCCGGATCGCCGGAGCGCCGGCGCCTCGTCGGCGTGCCGATCTGCTACGAGCTGATCTTTCCCGACCTGGTGCGCCGGATGGGCGGGGAGGGGGCGGGGGCGCTCCTCGCGATCACCAACGATGCCTGGTACGGTCGCACCGGAGCCCCCCATCAATTCCTTGCGATGACGGCGATGCGCGCGGCGGAGAACGGTCTGCCGATCGTGCGGGCCGCGAATACCGGCGTGTCGGCGCTGATCGATGCGCGGGGGCGAGTGACCCAGCAGAGCGGGCTCTTCGAACGGGCGATCGTCGAGGGCCGGATCGAGATTCCGAAGGAACGCGAGCCGACCTTCTATGCCCGACACGGCGACGTGTTCGCCGCGGGCTGCACGATCCTGTGGCTCGCGGGGGTCGGTTGGGCGCTCCTTCGCCAGAAAAGAAGTACCGCGGCGCACTGACGCGCGGACCCGGGTGTCGGAGCGCACGATCCGGGCGATCGTGCCGAGCCCGCAGTCGACCGACACGAGTGCGAGTACGAGAGAGAAGGATCGGGAGATGAGTGGGGATAACGACGCACGTTTCGATGTCGGGGAGCTCGCCGACCGGATCCGCGATCTGCGGGGCCGATTCGACGAGTTCCGGGGGCGTCTTTGACGTAGCGGGTCTGCGCCGCCAGCTCGAGGAGCTGGAAGGGGAGATGGCGCGCCCTGATCTCTGGGACGACCCCGAAGCCGCTCAGTCCGTCGGCCGGAAGAAGAACGCCCTCGAGGCGGAGCTCCAGCTCCACGACCGGCTCGAATCCGGCCTCGACGACGCCGAGGCGAGCCTCGAGCTCGCGGAAGAAGAGAAGGACGCTTCGCTCCTCGCCGAGGGCATCGCCCAGTGCGACGAGCTCGAGGGCGTGCTCGAGCAGGCCGAGGTCCAGCAGCTCCTCGGCGGCGAGTACGACGGGAGCGATGCGCTGCTCTCGATCAACTCCGGGGCGGGCGGCACGGACGCCTGCGACTGGGCGGAAATGCTGCTCCGGATGTACCTGCGTTGGGCCGAGCGCCACGAGTACAAGACCGAGATCCTCGACATCCAGGAAGCCGAGGAAGCGGGCATCCGGGGCGTGACCCTGCGGATCGAAGGCGAGTTCGCCTACGGCTACCTGAACACCGAGCAGGGGGTCCACCGTCTCGTCCGGATCTCGCCCTTCGACTCGAACGCTCGGCGCCACACGGCCTTCGCCAGCGTGACGGCGGTGCCGGAGATCGACGACGCGGTTGAGGTCGAGATCGATGAGAGCGATTTGCGTGTCGACACCTATCGGGCCAGTGGCGCCGGAGGGCAGCACGTCAACAAGACCGACTCCGCCGTCCGGCTCACGCACCTCCCGACCGGGATTGTGGCCCAGTGCCAGAACGAACGGTCCCAGCACAAGAACCGCGCGACGGCGATGAAGATCATGCGCGCCAAGCTCTTCGAGCTCGAGCGCCAGCAGCAGCAGGCGAAGGTCGAGGAGCTGACCGGCGAGAAGCGGGAGATCGGCTTCGGCAGCCAGATCCGCTCGTACACGCTCCACCCGCAGCAGCGCGCCAAGGATCACCGCACGGATCTCGAGATCGGCAACGTCGAGGGTGTGCTCGACGGGGATCTCGATGCGTTCATCCGGGCGACCCTGCTTTCTCAGAGCGGCCAGGTGGCCGCACGCGCCGGCGGCGCCCAGGGCGGGCAGGTCGCTCCGGCTGGCGGGAAGGACTGAGCCGCGTGGAGGGACTGATCGGGAGCCTCGCCGCGAGCTTCGACGCGGCCGGTGGAAGCCTCGCCGTCGCGTTCATCGTCACCCTCGCGCTGGGCATCCTCGTGATGACCCTGGTCTATCTCGGCTCCGCGCTGCTCGTGCTCGACCGCTTTGCGCGGGTCGCCGAGGGCGTGCTGGCGCCGGTCCTGGCCGCGGTCTTCGTGAGCCTCGGGGTCGCGCTGCTCTCGACCGTCGAGGCGTTCCCGACGGACGCGGTCTACACGCAGGCGGAGTGGCGCTCGGTCTTCGTGGGGAACCTCGTCCGGGGGGGCGCGTCGTGCGTGTTCTTCGTGGCCCTCGCGAGAGCGCTGCTCCACTTCCTCTCGCAGGGGACGACGAGTCGTCTCGCGACCGGGCTCGCTGCGCTCGGCGTCGGACTCGCACTGGGCTCGCCGGGGGAGATGATGCCGCCGGCGGCCGCATTCGGTGTGGCGCTCGTCGTCGCGGCCCTCGCTCTCGTCGTGCGACGGGTGCGCGGCGGGGAGGGGCGCTCGAACCTGGAGATCCTGCTCGCCGTCGCCGCGGCGGGGCTCCTGCCCGGCGTCTTCGTCGCCTGGTTCCCCGACGGCTCCCTGCTCGCGCCGGCGGCCCAGGGTTCGGCGATCCTCCTGGGGCTGCTCTTCGGGACGACCGTTCTCGGGCTCGTGCCCCTCGCGATCGCGGGCTTCGTCTCGATGCGCCGGAGCGTCGAGTGGTTCATCGCGATTCGCTATCTGGTTGCGAAGCGAAGGCAGGTCTTCATCTCGGCGATCACGGCGATCTGCGTCGGTGGGATCGCCGCCGGCGTCTGGCTGATCATCGTCGTGCTCTCCGTGATGAACGGCTTCGAGCAGACCTGGCGCGAGGAGATCCTCGGCAACCGCGCCCACTTCACCGTCCACAGCAGCTTCGGCCCCTTCCTCGATCACGAAGAAGTGCTGGCCAAGGTGGTCGCGACCCCCGGCGTCGAAGCGGCGAGTCCCTATCTCGATGCGGAGGGCATGGTCCGCGGCAGCCAGGGGCAGATCGCGAGCGTCCGCCTGCGCGGGGTCGATCCCTCGACGGTCGGCGACGTGACCGATCTCGAGAACGACCTGCGGCCACTCTGGGACGAGGGGCGAGAGGCCCTGGGCCTCGACGGCGAGGACCGGGACAGTCTCGTGGCCCGCTTCGCGTCCCTCGGCGAGGATCCGAAGGCACCGGGCATCATCGTCGGAGGCCATCTCGCCATGTCGATGGGCCTCGCGATCGGCGACACGATGCTCCTGATCTCGCCCTTCGGCGGCCCCCCGACGCCCCTCGGCCCGGGACCGCGCCTCAAGCGCTTTACCGTCGTCGGCGTGTTCGAGTCCAGCTTCTACCAGTACGACGAGGCGTTCACGTACACGACCCTCGAGGCCGCCCGGGACTTCCGCAAGACCGGAGAGGTCGTCGACGGGATCGAGGCGCGGACGACCGACCACTACCGCTCGCAGATCGTCGGCGACCAGGTGGTCTCGGCGCTCGACGGCTATCCCTGGTATTCACGGGACTGGAAGGCGGTCTTCCCGGCCTTCTTCCAGGCGCTCAAGACCGAGCGCGTGATGATGTTCCTGCTGCTCACGATGATCATGGTCGTGGCGGCCTTCGTGATCGTCGCGACCCTGGTGATGATGATCATGGAGAAGTCGAGCGACATCGCGATCCTGAAGGCGATGGGGGCCGAGGACGCGCTGATCGAGCGGATCTTCGCCCTCGAAGGGACGTTGATCGGATTGGCGGGCACGGCGATCGGCGTCGCGGCGGGGATCGCCGTGACGGGCCAACTCTCCTGGATCCAGGACATCATCGAGCGGGTCACGGGGATCGATACGCTGCCCGCGAGCGTCTATCAGTTCAGCGAGCTGCCTTCTCGGGTCGACCCGGTCCAGGTGGCGGGCGTGGCTGCGATCGCGATGATCCTCTCGCTCGGGGCGACGCTGCTCCCGAGTCGGCAGGGCGCGCGGATCGATCCCGCGGCGGGGCTTCGACATGAGTGACGATCTGCGTGAACCCACGAGCTCCCCGGAGAGCGGGACGCCGCTCGTCGAGATCCGCGACCTCGCGCGCTCCTTCGAGACCGCGAGCGGCCGCGTCGACGTGTTGACGGGACTCGACCTCGAAATCGCCGAAGGCGACCGGATCGCGATCGTCGGCCAGAGCGGCGTCGGCAAGTCGACCTTCCTCCATATCCTGGGGACCCTCGATCACCCGACTGCGGGCGTCGTGCGTTTTCGAGGCGAGGACGTCTTCGCCCGGTCACGGGAAGAGCTCTCGGCGCTTCGCGGAAGATTTCTCGGCTTCGTCTTCCAGTTCCATCATCTGCTTCCCGAGTTCAGCGCCGTCGAGAACGTGATGATGCCCGGGTTGATCCAGGGGCTCGCGCCCGACGAGATGCGCGGGCGCGCGGAGGCGATGCTCGAGGACGTCGGGCTGGCCCATCGAATCGAGCACGCGGTCGGGAAGCTCTCGGGTGGCGAACGCCAGCGGGTCGCCGTCGCGCGGGCCCTCGTCCTCGACCCGCCGCTGGTCCTGGCGGACGAGCCGACGGGCAACCTCGACCCGGCGACCGGCGATCAGGTCGCCGAGCTGCTCTTCGAGATGAATCGCACGCGCGGCACGACCCTCGTCGTCGTGACCCACAGCAAGCGCATGGCCGATCAGCTGGGCCGCGTCCTCGTCCTGAACGAGGGCCGCCTCCACGAAGGCGACGCCGGGAGCGCCGTCGTCTGAACCGTCGGCTGCGGAGGCTCGCGGCGAGACACCGCTGGCGGGCTTCCGGTTGCACGTCGGGAGTCGCGTAACCCCGCGTCCAGTCAGCGTTTCCCGGTCGAAATCGGGATTGAAAGCGCTCCGGGGCTCACATACCCTCCGGCCGACTCCGGGCAGCCGACCGTCGGTGGGGTCGAGACGGCGCCCCTTCCACTTCTTCTTCCCCGACACCTCTCGAGAGCAACCAGGCCGACTCCGCGCCCGCCGCGGATTCGGGACGAGGAACGGACGTGCCGGCGACCAGGGGGGGAAGCGCAGGACTCGTGCCGCGGTCGACGACCGCGCGCCTGACCCTGCTGCTCGTCGCGTGGATCGCGCTGGCGTCGGGTGCGATCGTTTCGTTCGCGCCGGGCCGAGCGCTCGCGCAGGAAGGACCCGTCGAGTACGGCGCGATCGTCTTTCCCGGCGAGGAGACGACCCGGGCCGGCAAGCAGATCGCCGTATTGCCCTTCCGCCTCAACAGCCAGGGCGCACTCGGATTTCTCACCGATTCCCTCGACGAGCTGCTCGCCCAGCGCATCGAGGCGGGCGGCGAGGTCGGGGCCGTCGCGACGCGCAACCTCGAGGGGCCGGACGCGCGTGCGCTCGGCGGGGACGACCGCTCGGATGCGACGCTGCGCCGACGCGCCGCGGCCCTCGGCCTCGACGGGCTCGTCACCGGCTCCGTCACGGAGCTGGCTGGGCGCTTCAGTGTCGACGTGCGGGTCGTGCCGGTCGATGCATCCGCGGGCGCGACCTCCCACGTCCTGACCGCGGCGAGCGATCGTGAGCTGCTCGACCGTCTGGGCGAGCTCGCGGATCAGATCGCCGGAACGATTCGAGGTGGGCTCCCCGAACGCGTCGTCGAGGTGCGCTTCGAAGGGGCCGGGCCGATCGAGGAGCCACTGCGTGCCCTGCTGACCGTTCGCGCCGGCGCGCGGTTCGACGCGGCCGCCGTCGAAGCAGATCGCCGGACCCTCTCCGGGGACCCGCGGGTCGCCAACGTCGTCGCGCGCTCCCTGCAGCAGGAAGAGGGCGTGACCGTGCTCTTCCAGATCGTTCGCGCCGATCAGATCCTGGCGGGAGGCTCGGCGCGCAGTTCGGGGACGCCGGTCGCGGAGATCGTGATCCGGGGCAATCGACGGGTCGAGGAGGACGCGATCCGCGCTCGTCTCCGGACGACGGTCGGTGAACCCGCCGACGCCGCCGAGATCGCGCGCGACGTCCGAGCCATCTTCGCGCAGGGCTTCTTCCGCAACGTGCGCGTCTTCCGAGAGGAGGGGCCGAACGGTCTGCGCGTGATCTACGACGTCGAGGAGAGCCCGGTGATCCGCGAGATCACGATCTCCGGCAACGACAACATCGACGGCGAAGACATCAAGGAGGCGCTCACCCTGACGACCGGTGTGCCTCTGGACTATCCCCTGCTGCGCGAGAACAAGGAGCGGGTCGCGGCCGTCTACCGGACCGAGGGGTACTACCTGGCGGAGGTCTCCTACGAGATCGAGGAGATCACCGATGGCTCCGTCGCCATCAACTTCGACGTGGAAGAAGGGGAGGAGCTGAAGCTTCGTGAAGTCATCTTCGTCGGGAACGATGCCTTCCCCGACGACGAGCTGATGAAGGGCTTCACGACCAAGCTCTGGAATCCCTTCTACTCCTGGGCGACGAGCTGGTATGACCGGACCGGGAAGTACGCCGAGCCCGTCTTCGTGCGCGACCTCCGCCTCGTGGAGCAGAAGTACACCGACAACGGCTACGTCCAGGCGCGCGTCGAAGGGCCGGACGTCGAGGCGAACGAGGAGGGTCTCTTCGTCACGGTCACGATCACCGAAGGCCCGCAGTTCAAGGTCGGAGAGCTCTCCGTCCAGGGCGACGACACGATCGACCTCGACGTCCTGCGCGAGAAGATCCGGCTCGAAGAGGGCGAGATCTTCAGCCGCTCGGACCTGACCTCGGACGTCGAGATCCTCGAGTCCCACTACACGGATCGCGGCTTCTTCTTCGCGAACGTGAATCCGCTGACCCAGACGAACCAGGAAGAGCTGACCGTCGACGTCGCCTTCACCGTCGAGAAGGGCCCCCTCTATTTCGTGCGCAACGTCGACGTGCGCGGGAATACGCGGACGATCGACTCGGTGATCCGCCGCGAGATCCGGCTGGTCGAGGGGCAGCTCTACTCCGCGCGCGCGCTCCAGGTGAGCAGTACGCGTATCCGGCAGCTGGGCTTCTTCGAGGACGTCGCGTTCGAACCGAACACGACGGACGATCCGTCCCAGCTGGACCTGGACGTGAACGTGGTCGAGCGGCCGACCGGCGCGTTCAGCTTCGGCGCCGGCTTCTCGAGCGCGGACAACTTCATCTTCACCGCGTCGCTCTCGCAGTCGAATCTCTTCGGTCGTGGCTACGGTGCGAACATCTCTGCGGACATCGGCGGCAATTCGAGCCGCTACTTCGTCTCGCTCTCCGATCCCTACTTCCTCGGCTCGAGCTTCAGCTTCAGCGCCACCGCGTTCCTGACCGAGGTCCGCTTCGACGACTTCGAGCAGGATCGTCAGGGCGTCGACCTCGGCGTGGGGCATGCGCTGACCGTCGACAACCGCGCGCGCATCTTCCTCAACTACAGCTTCGCCGAACAGCGCGTGCGCCAGAACACGAACTTGAACTCCCTCGCTTCCCCGGTCCTGCGCCAGGTGCTCCAGGGAAGGCAGAGCACGAGCCGGCTCGGCGTCTCCACGGTGGTCGATACGCGGAACGACCGCTTCGCCGCGACCAGCGGCTACATCGTGAGCACCAGCATGGACTACGCCGGGCTCGGCGGGTTCAGCAACTTCGTCACGCTCGAAGCCCGCGCGGGCTACTACTTCGGCGCGCCGGATTGGCTCTTCGACCGGTCGACCTTCGTGATCGCCACGCGAATGGGGCACGCGTTCCCGTTCAACGACGTCAGCGACTTCGACCTCGGTGTCGAGGGCGCCACCGTGTGCGAAGACCCCAGCAACTGCACGAACGCAGGCAACCTCGAAAACCTCGACGATGACGTCGAGCTCCCGCTCACGGAACGCTACTTCCTCGGCGGTCTCGGGCGTCAACAGCTGCGTGGCTACGAGGGGCGTTCGCTCGGTCCGCGCCGCGCGCGTCTGCAGTCGACCTCGCTCGCCACCGGTCGCGTCTTCCACCCGGTCGGCACGGTGCTGCGCAGCAATCCCGCGACGGGACAGCTGATCGCGGTGTGCGACGACACGAATCGCGCGTCGCCGGTCAACTTCGGGAACCGGAACGGCCGCTGCAATTCGACGAGCGACAAGGACTACGACGACTTCGACGACATCAACGAAGCGCAGGTGATCGGCGGCAGCGCGTTCATCAGCAACAGCTTCGAGTACCGCTTCCCGATCTCGGAGGAGATCGGTTTGCTCGGGATCGGCTTCCTGGATGGCGGCAACGCGTTCCGGGAGGGCGAGCTGCTGTTCGACGCCACGGAGTGGCGCTACGGTTACGGCGGCGGGGTGTTGTGGTTCTCCCCCTTCGGCCCGCTGCAGCTCGTGCTCGGCTTCCCGATCGATCCGCGCTCCGACGAGTCGAGCCCGATCTTCGAGTTCTCGGTCGGCGGCCTGGGGATCTGATCGAAACCACGTCCGGCCAACGTCCCTCAAAGGCGTGACCCGCCCAGCCGGCCCTGGCATCCGAGCGGCTCCGCCAGACAGACCCAGAATCCACCACGAGCCAGAGCGGCTCGCCCCATCGAAACAACGCCATTGGCAAGAGAATCCGCGCCGTCGAATCCGGGCGGCGCGCGGGAGACCCAGAGAAATGAGATTCGAACGCGCCGCGCTGCTGCTCGCCCTCGGCCTGATGCTCGGCTGGGGCATCGGAGCCACCGACGAGCCCACGAAGATCGGGTTCGTCGATGCCCAGCAGGTCATCGCCACCGTGAAGGAAGGCAAGACTGCCCGAGAAGAGCTCGAGCGCAAGCTCAGGGAAGCGGAGGGCAAGATGGCGCCGCTGATCCAGGAGTACGAGGCCAAGAAGCAGGAGTTCGAAGCCCGGCGGATGGCCCTCTCCGAGGATGCCCTCAAGGAGAAGGTGCTCGACCTGCAGGCCCTCGAGAATCGCATCAAGGGGGTGAACGCCGAGGAGCAGGGCAAGATCGAGATCGACCAACAGCGCCTCTTCGGCCCGCTCCAGGAGAAGTTCATCGAGGTCGTTCGCGAGGTCGGGCAGGAGAACGGCTTCTCCGCGATCATGCTCTCCGATGCGCCGGGTCTGATCTACCGGAGGGAAGCCCTCGACCTGACGGACCTCGTCATCAAGACCTTCGACAAGAAGAGCTAGTCGGAGAAGCCCGCTGGTGTCCTCGACGATCGAAGAGTCCCCGCGCAGAGGCGACGTGTCCGTCCATCCGACGGCCTGCGTCGAGGACGGCGCCATCCTGGGGGCCGGTGTCGTCGTCGGAGCCTTCTCGTTCATCGGCGCCGAGGTCGAGCTCGGCGCGGGCGCCCTGGTCGGACAGCACGCCACCCTGATCGGGCGGAGTCGCGTCGGCGCCGACTGTCGGATCTTCCCGCACGTGGTGCTCGGCGGAGAGCCCCAGCACACCGAGTTCGCCGGTGAAGCGACCCGCCTCGAGATCGGGGCGCGGACGGTGCTGCGCGAGCACGTCACGGTCCACGTCGGGACGGCGCGCGGGGGCGGCTGCACCCGGGTGGGCGAGGACAACTACCTGATGAACGGGGCGCACGTCGGGCACGACTGTCAGATCGGCAATCACACGATCATCAGTCCCTTCTGCGGGCTGGGCGGCCACGTGCTCGTCGAGGACTACGCGGTTCTCGGTGCCTATACCGGCCTCCACCAGAGGACGCGGATCGGTGAATCGGTGATGACGGCGGCCGGGTCGAAGGTGGCCCAGGACGCGCCGCCCTTCACGATGGTGGCCGGGGACCGGGCGAAGATCGTCGGGCTGAACGCCGTGGGGATGCGGCGTCGCGGTTTTCCTGCGAAGACCCGCGCCGAGATCAAGCACGCGTTCCACCTGCTCCTCCAGTCGAAGCTTCCCCTCGCGGAGGCGCTCGCCCGGATCGACGAGGAGATCGGAGCCGTTCCCGAGGTGGAGCGCCTCGTGACCTTCCTGCGGAAGACCGAACGCGGTTTCTGTCGTTAGGCGCAGGCGAGGGCATCGACGGAAACGCGCGCTGGACCGGAGGAGCCGCGGTTGGCAGAGGGCAGGGTCGGTCTGATCGCCGGAGGCGGGGCGCTGCCCGGTGAGGCGGCGCGATGTCTCTCCGAGTCGGGCGTGACGTTCGATCTCCTCGGCTTCGAGGGGATCAGCGATCCGACGCTCGTCGCCCCGGAGGCGCGGATCCGGTTGGGGCAGGTCGACGCCCTCGTGCAACGGATGCGCGCGCGCGGGGTGGATACGCTCCTGATCGTGGGGCACTTCGATCCGGCACTCGTCCGCTCTCCGTCGCCGCTCTTCGAGC contains these protein-coding regions:
- the prfB gene encoding peptide chain release factor 2 (programmed frameshift), whose amino-acid sequence is MSGDNDARFDVGELADRIRDLRGRFDEFRGRLDVAGLRRQLEELEGEMARPDLWDDPEAAQSVGRKKNALEAELQLHDRLESGLDDAEASLELAEEEKDASLLAEGIAQCDELEGVLEQAEVQQLLGGEYDGSDALLSINSGAGGTDACDWAEMLLRMYLRWAERHEYKTEILDIQEAEEAGIRGVTLRIEGEFAYGYLNTEQGVHRLVRISPFDSNARRHTAFASVTAVPEIDDAVEVEIDESDLRVDTYRASGAGGQHVNKTDSAVRLTHLPTGIVAQCQNERSQHKNRATAMKIMRAKLFELERQQQQAKVEELTGEKREIGFGSQIRSYTLHPQQRAKDHRTDLEIGNVEGVLDGDLDAFIRATLLSQSGQVAARAGGAQGGQVAPAGGKD
- a CDS encoding ABC transporter ATP-binding protein → MSDDLREPTSSPESGTPLVEIRDLARSFETASGRVDVLTGLDLEIAEGDRIAIVGQSGVGKSTFLHILGTLDHPTAGVVRFRGEDVFARSREELSALRGRFLGFVFQFHHLLPEFSAVENVMMPGLIQGLAPDEMRGRAEAMLEDVGLAHRIEHAVGKLSGGERQRVAVARALVLDPPLVLADEPTGNLDPATGDQVAELLFEMNRTRGTTLVVVTHSKRMADQLGRVLVLNEGRLHEGDAGSAVV
- a CDS encoding PhoH family protein; its protein translation is MAVALYGDGEQTLRLIERSIGVGVHARGNELSVEGQPDRVALAVRVLQELYGQIERGQAVRNADVRHVIRMLSDAPDVQLDDVYENILQRGSRRVIRAKNLAQRRYVDSIRKHDVAIAVGPAGTGKTYLAMAMAVAALHRKEISRIILTRPAVEAGERLGFLPGDLAEKVDPYMRPLYDALRDMMDMEKAQRLIERGTIEVAPLAFMRGRTLNDSFVILDEAQNTTGEQMKMFLTRLGENSKAVITGDVTQIDLPAGTESGLVEATRVLQSVRGIGFIRFEPQDVVRHPLVQSIIQAYDRARGSQSRRGRRDEVPRDADESVEATDGEVDSSA
- the ybeY gene encoding rRNA maturation RNase YbeY; translated protein: MSVKISGPPDAIRGSRVDVARLHRAANEILRGIGQSKAELSVALVDDESIAELNEQYRAKPRPTDVLSFSLVEGDFADHRGGMLGDVVISVETAAAQAAERHRGLDETVARLLVHGVLHLIGHDHEDDVEAREMQAEERRLLRALPR
- the lnt gene encoding apolipoprotein N-acyltransferase, producing the protein MTSETADSDAPAADRRALALYGLLTFLAFPHELPFASALGTPAFDFGLLATWLAPAALAVGLKGLSPRRAFRVALVTSFLAHAVFFYWFMVVVVIYAGMPFFLGVLAPLVPALYVAPFTALFAWGFTRFPREGVLGVVFGAALWVAVDWARGHFLGGFPWATLGYGLHLDVPLLGWTRLGGVYVLSFLAAAVGLAVAAWWVDRSPARRRELLAVVVVVAVLHPVGWGLGGDGDVPTETVRVAAVQGNVDQGQKWDGARREEILSRYLAMSRQAGPDADWIVWPETAVPGLIEQDAILRGRIAELARDSGASLVVGGMGVDVDWEARRFSAFYDSAFLFDPDGALEDRYDKTHLVPFGEYVPLRDLLGRFFQALATGLSSSDVTAGARPRNLGLVWPGSPERRRLVGVPICYELIFPDLVRRMGGEGAGALLAITNDAWYGRTGAPHQFLAMTAMRAAENGLPIVRAANTGVSALIDARGRVTQQSGLFERAIVEGRIEIPKEREPTFYARHGDVFAAGCTILWLAGVGWALLRQKRSTAAH
- a CDS encoding ABC transporter permease, encoding MEGLIGSLAASFDAAGGSLAVAFIVTLALGILVMTLVYLGSALLVLDRFARVAEGVLAPVLAAVFVSLGVALLSTVEAFPTDAVYTQAEWRSVFVGNLVRGGASCVFFVALARALLHFLSQGTTSRLATGLAALGVGLALGSPGEMMPPAAAFGVALVVAALALVVRRVRGGEGRSNLEILLAVAAAGLLPGVFVAWFPDGSLLAPAAQGSAILLGLLFGTTVLGLVPLAIAGFVSMRRSVEWFIAIRYLVAKRRQVFISAITAICVGGIAAGVWLIIVVLSVMNGFEQTWREEILGNRAHFTVHSSFGPFLDHEEVLAKVVATPGVEAASPYLDAEGMVRGSQGQIASVRLRGVDPSTVGDVTDLENDLRPLWDEGREALGLDGEDRDSLVARFASLGEDPKAPGIIVGGHLAMSMGLAIGDTMLLISPFGGPPTPLGPGPRLKRFTVVGVFESSFYQYDEAFTYTTLEAARDFRKTGEVVDGIEARTTDHYRSQIVGDQVVSALDGYPWYSRDWKAVFPAFFQALKTERVMMFLLLTMIMVVAAFVIVATLVMMIMEKSSDIAILKAMGAEDALIERIFALEGTLIGLAGTAIGVAAGIAVTGQLSWIQDIIERVTGIDTLPASVYQFSELPSRVDPVQVAGVAAIAMILSLGATLLPSRQGARIDPAAGLRHE